A region from the Vibrio rumoiensis genome encodes:
- the ylqF gene encoding ribosome biogenesis GTPase YlqF — MVNNAIQWFPGHMHKARKEIEEVIPKIDVIIEVLDARIPFSSENPLISQLRGDKPCVKVLNKRDLSDPELTQMWIDHFEKEQGVKAMAITTENPQEVFKIMELCRKLAPHREAIGKDIRTMIMGIPNVGKSTIINTLAGRMIAQTGNQPAVTRRQQRINLQNGIVLSDTPGILWPKVENPHSGFRLAATGAVKDTAMEYDEVAFYTVEYLAKQYPELLKERYNIEELPETEIELMEEIGRKRGALRAGGRIDLHKASEILLHELRNGTLGKITLELPEMITEELIQVEIEAERKKEMQIKKKEERRKRYLRNKR, encoded by the coding sequence ATGGTTAACAACGCAATCCAATGGTTTCCGGGTCATATGCATAAAGCCCGTAAAGAGATCGAAGAAGTCATTCCTAAAATTGATGTCATTATTGAAGTCTTAGATGCGCGTATTCCATTTTCCAGTGAAAACCCGCTTATTTCGCAACTGCGTGGTGATAAGCCTTGCGTTAAGGTACTAAATAAACGCGATTTGTCTGATCCTGAACTGACTCAAATGTGGATCGATCACTTTGAAAAAGAGCAAGGCGTGAAAGCGATGGCGATCACAACTGAAAACCCTCAAGAAGTTTTTAAAATCATGGAGTTGTGCCGTAAGTTGGCTCCGCACCGTGAGGCGATTGGCAAAGATATTCGTACTATGATCATGGGGATTCCAAATGTTGGAAAATCGACGATTATCAATACCCTAGCAGGTCGCATGATCGCCCAAACCGGTAACCAACCTGCGGTTACGCGCCGCCAACAACGCATTAACTTGCAAAATGGTATTGTGCTATCAGATACTCCGGGGATCCTTTGGCCTAAAGTCGAAAATCCACACAGCGGTTTTCGTCTAGCAGCAACAGGAGCGGTAAAAGATACTGCGATGGAATACGATGAAGTGGCTTTCTATACTGTTGAGTATTTGGCTAAGCAATACCCAGAACTATTGAAAGAACGTTATAACATCGAAGAACTTCCTGAAACAGAAATTGAATTAATGGAAGAAATTGGACGTAAACGTGGTGCCCTTCGCGCTGGCGGTCGTATTGATCTACATAAAGCCTCTGAAATTCTGCTACATGAACTTCGCAATGGTACACTGGGCAAAATCACTCTTGAGCTGCCAGAAATGATCACAGAAGAGCTGATTCAAGTTGAAATTGAAGCTGAGCGTAAAAAAGAAATGCAGATTAAGAAAAAAGAAGAACGCCGTAAGCGCTATTTACGTAACAAGCGTTAA
- a CDS encoding CobW family GTP-binding protein, with product MTQRVPTNIITGFLGAGKTTTILHLLKNKPKNENWAVLVNEFGEVGIDGALMTDQGAMIKEIPGGCMCCTAGVPMSVGINALLRTNPDRLLIEPTGLGHPKEVIAKLLSDQFMPYVDLKATIALVDPRHLSLEKYTENQNFNDQLDSAQIIMANKVDQVSESDLAQLVIWFESFKQKHEANSQQLHLITATQGELDLSLLDIERIESYQGEATHGHHHHHADMDPQFGLQPGEKFVRKENKGQGYYSCGWLFGAEFTFNFDQLFSMLSALTAERVKAVMNTDQGCYAFNVSNSVVSVNQISLDGFESRIEVIDSQLMPWQQLEDVLLSVAEEK from the coding sequence ATGACACAAAGAGTGCCCACCAATATCATTACTGGCTTTCTGGGAGCAGGAAAAACCACCACGATTTTGCATTTACTGAAAAATAAGCCAAAGAATGAAAATTGGGCAGTTTTAGTGAATGAGTTTGGGGAAGTTGGTATTGATGGCGCATTGATGACTGATCAGGGGGCTATGATCAAAGAAATTCCAGGTGGTTGTATGTGTTGTACTGCTGGCGTTCCGATGTCTGTTGGCATTAATGCATTACTTCGTACTAACCCTGATCGCTTGTTAATCGAACCGACAGGCCTTGGGCATCCGAAAGAAGTGATTGCCAAACTATTATCTGACCAATTTATGCCTTATGTGGATCTCAAAGCCACAATAGCATTAGTTGACCCAAGGCATTTGTCTCTTGAGAAATACACTGAAAACCAAAACTTCAATGACCAACTCGATTCTGCGCAAATTATAATGGCTAATAAAGTTGATCAGGTGTCTGAAAGTGATTTAGCGCAATTGGTCATTTGGTTTGAATCGTTTAAACAGAAACATGAAGCTAACTCTCAGCAACTTCATCTCATTACGGCCACTCAAGGCGAGCTTGATCTTTCTCTGCTAGATATAGAAAGAATAGAAAGTTATCAAGGTGAAGCCACACATGGGCACCATCACCATCATGCCGATATGGATCCTCAATTTGGTTTACAGCCTGGTGAAAAATTTGTTCGTAAAGAAAATAAAGGGCAGGGATATTACAGTTGCGGCTGGTTATTTGGCGCAGAGTTTACGTTTAATTTTGATCAACTTTTCTCAATGTTGTCAGCACTAACCGCAGAGCGTGTTAAAGCGGTAATGAATACTGACCAAGGCTGTTACGCCTTCAATGTGTCCAATAGTGTCGTGTCTGTGAATCAAATCAGCTTGGATGGCTTCGAGTCTCGCATTGAAGTGATTGATAGCCAATTGATGCCATGGCAACAACTAGAAGATGTGTTGTTATCCGTCGCTGAAGAAAAATAA
- a CDS encoding nitrous oxide-stimulated promoter family protein yields MQDDILQGALRTEMKTVTAMVDIYCRAHHHVEGELCQQCRDLVDYARMRLDRCPYGESKPTCNKCPIHCYKPEQKEQMRLVMRYSGPRMLLPHPLLAIRHLYKERKKAVGKPAANLSNRSKRLSED; encoded by the coding sequence GTGCAAGATGATATTTTACAAGGTGCGCTACGTACTGAAATGAAAACAGTGACGGCAATGGTCGATATTTATTGCCGAGCTCATCATCATGTTGAGGGAGAATTATGTCAGCAATGCCGCGATTTGGTTGACTATGCTCGAATGCGTCTCGATCGTTGCCCATATGGTGAAAGTAAACCGACTTGTAATAAGTGTCCCATTCATTGTTATAAGCCCGAACAAAAAGAGCAAATGCGTTTAGTGATGCGTTACTCTGGCCCAAGAATGTTATTGCCACATCCGCTTTTGGCGATTCGTCATTTATATAAAGAAAGAAAAAAGGCGGTAGGTAAACCTGCCGCCAATTTATCCAATCGCTCTAAAAGACTCAGTGAAGATTAA
- a CDS encoding UTRA domain-containing protein, giving the protein MNNASLFTTQLSKIKSELKNKIHSGQLQQGQKIPSERALSALFDTTRITIKDALVALETEGVIYREKRRGWYVSPERITYNPLSRCHFHQMVNDQNRTAQTNLIKVREELSNDNYLQALALKQPEPVLIIERLRFIDGRAVLFVENVLREKLFEGILEECLTSSLTLLYQNKYGYQTSKSKFEVLPTAAPYHVAQALNLAEGQPVLKIQRTNCKQDGELIDCEFEYWRPDAVRIRID; this is encoded by the coding sequence GTGAACAATGCCTCCCTATTTACTACGCAGCTCAGCAAAATCAAGTCTGAACTAAAAAATAAGATTCACTCTGGGCAGTTACAACAAGGACAAAAAATCCCATCTGAAAGAGCGTTAAGTGCCCTGTTTGACACTACTCGAATTACGATAAAAGATGCATTGGTAGCACTCGAAACTGAAGGAGTGATTTACCGAGAAAAACGCCGTGGTTGGTACGTTTCACCAGAGCGAATAACCTATAACCCACTCTCTCGTTGTCACTTTCATCAAATGGTGAATGACCAAAATCGAACTGCGCAAACTAACTTGATAAAGGTTCGTGAGGAGCTTTCCAACGATAATTACTTACAAGCGTTAGCCTTAAAGCAACCAGAACCCGTTCTTATTATTGAACGGTTGCGTTTCATCGATGGACGCGCTGTTTTGTTTGTTGAAAACGTCTTAAGAGAAAAGTTATTTGAAGGGATTTTAGAAGAATGTCTTACTTCATCGTTAACGCTATTATATCAAAACAAGTACGGCTATCAGACTTCTAAATCTAAATTTGAAGTGCTCCCTACCGCGGCTCCATACCATGTGGCACAAGCATTGAATCTAGCCGAAGGCCAACCCGTACTCAAAATTCAACGAACCAATTGTAAGCAAGATGGTGAGTTAATCGATTGTGAGTTTGAATATTGGCGACCAGATGCGGTACGGATAAGGATTGATTAG
- a CDS encoding ABC transporter substrate-binding protein, whose protein sequence is MKTLTSRSIQFPIKHVVAALIAVGVSSSVFANESDIDSLVTAAKKEGAVYSVGMPDSWANWKDTWQDLNEKYGLKHQDTDMSSAQEIAKFDAEKKDASADIGDVGFAFARVAVKKGVTQPYKPTTWDEIPDWAKDKDGHWALAYTGTISFISNNNLVKNPPKTWADLLKGDYKVTVGDVGVAAQANNAVLAAAFANGGDEANLKPALKFFGELAKQGRLSFTDPSIANLEKGEVEVAILWDFNALNYRDKIDRERFTVNIPQDGSIISGYTTLINKYAKHPNAAKLAREYIFSDQGQINLAEGYARPIRSNITLPKSVQDKLLPNEQYANVHPVTDFSAWEKSARKLPRQWQENVLINQK, encoded by the coding sequence ATGAAAACCTTAACAAGTCGTTCAATTCAATTTCCGATAAAGCATGTTGTGGCTGCATTGATAGCGGTAGGTGTCTCTTCATCAGTATTTGCAAATGAAAGCGATATCGATTCCTTAGTGACGGCAGCGAAGAAAGAAGGCGCGGTATATAGCGTTGGAATGCCAGATAGTTGGGCAAACTGGAAAGACACTTGGCAAGATTTGAACGAGAAGTATGGTTTAAAACACCAAGATACGGATATGAGTTCTGCACAGGAAATCGCTAAGTTTGACGCAGAAAAGAAAGATGCTAGTGCCGATATTGGTGATGTCGGTTTTGCTTTTGCTCGCGTCGCAGTGAAAAAAGGCGTAACTCAACCTTATAAGCCAACCACTTGGGATGAGATTCCTGATTGGGCAAAAGATAAAGATGGTCATTGGGCACTTGCTTATACCGGTACAATTTCTTTTATCTCAAATAATAATCTTGTGAAAAATCCACCGAAAACGTGGGCAGACCTATTGAAAGGTGACTATAAAGTAACGGTAGGTGATGTTGGTGTTGCAGCACAAGCTAACAATGCGGTATTGGCGGCGGCATTTGCGAATGGTGGTGATGAAGCAAACTTAAAACCGGCATTGAAGTTCTTTGGTGAACTGGCGAAACAAGGTCGTTTATCCTTTACTGACCCAAGTATTGCCAACCTTGAAAAAGGGGAAGTTGAAGTGGCGATTTTATGGGATTTCAATGCCTTAAATTATCGTGACAAAATCGACAGAGAGCGCTTTACCGTTAATATTCCTCAAGATGGTTCTATCATCTCTGGTTACACCACCTTAATCAATAAATATGCGAAGCATCCAAATGCGGCCAAACTTGCTCGTGAATATATTTTTAGCGATCAAGGGCAAATCAACTTAGCAGAAGGCTATGCACGTCCAATCCGTAGCAACATTACCTTGCCTAAATCGGTACAAGATAAGCTGTTACCTAATGAGCAATATGCAAATGTTCATCCAGTGACTGACTTTTCTGCATGGGAAAAATCTGCTCGTAAATTGCCACGTCAATGGCAAGAAAACGTTTTGATTAATCAAAAGTAG